Part of the Macadamia integrifolia cultivar HAES 741 unplaced genomic scaffold, SCU_Mint_v3 scaffold337, whole genome shotgun sequence genome is shown below.
GGGTCTGATTTTTGGTGTGATTTGCTACTAACTTTTGGTTCTCTTTACTCTGTACTTGCTGGTTATTTACTGTAATATTTCCTTGGGTCTTATTCTCTTGTAATTGAGTACCTTGTTGGGGAATTACTTTTGTATTTGGGGTTATTCTTGTGGGGGTTAGTAATCTCTTACCAACTTCTACATAATTGGGTGCCCTTCAACTTAGCACTTGCCACTAAGCAAAGACTCTAGAATAGAATAAGAGCTCCTTCATGCCAGTGCCTATTGTAAAATATAATTGTTGAGGATGAGAGTTATTGAATAAATGGGTGATATGTCATAATCCTTGTGGCTTAAAAGGCCTATCTTGTTCAATGATGTCAATTGTCGTATGAAAGTAGGTAGTTTTCTCGAGGTTTTATTTGTTATTGAACATCTTGTTttcttgtataaaaaaaaaaaagaaaagaaaaaggaaacatagTATTTTCTTTGATATTGACATTACCCAATGAGGGTCTGATCTGTTTACATTTTGAAGAGGGCCTTATGAGTAGGGTTAGATTCAGATGTTTTAGTGAGGTGTCTATGAAGATGTTAGACTCAGTGATGTCTTGAATCTTCCTTGCATTTATGCAGTAGTTGTCACAAGAGATTTTGTATGTGTTGACATAGGCTCCCTCCTATCGTTGTTGTTGCATTTGAAAATGCAgctgagaaggagaagaagaggatacAAAGGAGTTAACTGACCTAAGTTTAGGTTATTTTGGAGACACAAGAGACTGCATACGTGGTGATATGCCAATTAGTTGTAGAGTTGTTCAAAAATGATAGTCTCTAATATGACTGCAGCTTTAAGTGCTTGAATAGTAGGACACTATGACATGGTTGCTGATATACTCATATACaagtttcttctctctctctctctctgaacaaCCATCTTCAAATTACTCTATTTTGTGTTCATAGTGAAATTGAGGTGCGCTCCAGTTTGGTGTGCATGTGGAAAGCCTGATTGGTCCTCCATGCTGTCCCAATTAAGAGGTCACTAGGTGGTTTGTCATTTAACCTAAGGACCTTGAGATTTGGTAGTGGGGAGCCAGCAGTCGGGCCAGGTTCAAATCTGTCAAAGGTGGGACCGCTGGACAGTGATGGACCATGTTCACATGCCTTGCAGTAGATAATGGCAGCCCATTCACCAAATAGACACCTTAAGCAGTGGCCTACAAAAAATGGCGATGGACCTGGTTGGTTACAACTTAGTAAAGTGGGCTGTGCTacagattttaaaattttgtatcCAACCAAACAGTTTtgttaaattaatttcacttcacttgcAACAAGATCACTCAAAAATCTAAAATGTTTTCTCCTCACTTCCCTTGCAACCGAAAGGAGTTGGTTCATTGTGATAGTTATCTTCAGTATTTGGTGTGACTCTTAAGTTCTAATTAGTTTCAgtcgcttttttttttggttttcctaTTTAGTTGAGATTAAATAGTTGACAAATTTCGAAATAATTTGCAAGTTGCTGGGGAAAACTGACAACTCGAACTACAAATTATCATGCTCTTTCTGAAACCCAAGCATACCATTTGAGTCGTACGACCATTCCCTCCTCCTTTCCCTTGAAAACAAGAAACCTAAACGGCAGTGAACTCAGAACTCGAAGCAAGGGTTGATCTCGGATGCACATAGGGCCAACAGTGAATCATTTGTCTGTCTTCTGGCAAGTTGTAATTCAATTTTCAATTCCCCCTGGCTTTTGCTCTCATTCCTATATGATTGTGGTAATTTTGACAAAAACGTTGAGTGATTGTTAATAGTTGCATTTGTATAGTGTGAATGATTGAATGTTGAAACCAGATTCTTGTTGCAAGATTTCCATTGCTAGTTTGTCTCTATTGGAATCTAATTGCCCTTCTCTTGAATTGTAGCTCATCACtctgcaatctctctctctgtgtgacCATTTTAGTGTGTTTTCTATTGTCGGAAGCAAGGTACTGAGCTCTTGCAAGCAATATTGGATCTTTAACGGTCAAAAGCATTGAGTTGATAGATGTTATAAGGAGAAGAAAGATTAATGTTGCGTGTACACGAGAGACTAGACGGAAGGGTTAAAAATCGAAGGCTGTAGATGACTTTGAACTCTGGTATTCGGGAGATCAAAGTTATAATGGTGGAGTGGGAATTGTTGTGGACAAAGACTTAAGGACGTTGTGGATGTGAAGAGAGATCATGTCCATCAAGATGATATTTGAGAAAGAGGCTTTACAAtaatcatcaaaacaaaattttgcaGTACCTATATAGATGATATAAGTATTAATCTAACAAAATTAAAGCTTTATGACATGAATGCTTTTGTAGACTGTGCAAAAGCATACGTGCATTATTGTCATCTGTTAGATGGCCCACAGTCTAACCACTGGTTACAACAATTTTTCCCAAAATTACCACCACCTTAGGATGAATTATGTGTCAAAACTTATCTTGAATACATCACTAGTTTAGGAAGAATAGATACCTTAGGAAATCGGATAAATTTCGTTTTCCGCCTCATCATTGATCATACTCTTGCTCAGCATTTTGAAGACAACAAAcgttttcaaaattattactcAAGTCAGTTTTGAAGACGACATTGAATATAAGCTTTCCGGATTTTTAACTGATTTTCATGATGTGACTATTGAGAGAGGAGGGAGATGccgcaaaatgattttttttagatatttgggatctATCGTATATAAAGAATgcgatatagaggatgatgagtcacatagaattaaagtgggatggatgaagtggaaagGTGCATTATGAGTTTTGTGCAACAGACGTGCCCCTGAAAAAACTTAAAGTAAAGTTCTATAGGACAGTTATACTATCAGCTATGATGTATAGGTCGAAATGTTAGGCTATTAAGCTGTCTAgtggagatgagaatgttaagatggatgtgcggggAAACTAGGAAGGAAAAGGCAAGGAATGATCACATTAGAGCAGATTTGGAAATTGCCCTAATAATTGATAAGCTTTGGgaaagtcatttgagatggtatggcTATGTTCAACGGAGGTTGTCGAATGCTCTAGTAAGGACGAGTGATCTAATTCAGATAGaaagatctaaaagagctaggagcaggccaaaaatgaccgTAGGAGAGGTTGTGAGGAAATAAATGCACAATTTAGGCTTTGCCCCAGGTATGACCTCAATTAGAGAGGATTGGAGGGCTGGGATCCAGGTAGTGGACTCCATAGCTATTGTGTACTACTTCGCTACTGTTTTTGGCATCAGTTGTTTCCTTCcacttttacttttccttttccttgtcTTATtgagatccatgtagctgaccccattaagttgggataaagctttgttgttgttgttgtacttaGCTTAATTCTTTTCATGATGGCAGTAGACTTTTATACCATACTTTTCTctgatagaagaagaaaaccctgTAATCTTCTAACTAGTAGAGACTCGCAACGCCCACCCATTCCCCCCAACCCNGATGGACCATGTTCACATGCCTTGCAGTAGATAATGGCAGCCCATTCACCAAATAGACACCTTAAGCAGTGGCCTACAAAAAATGGGGATGGGCCTGGTTGGTTACAACTTAGTAAAGTGGGCTGTGCTacagattttaaaattttgcatCCAACCAAACAGTTTtgttaaattaatttcacttcacttgcAACAAGATCACTCAAAAATCTAAAATGTTTCTCTTCACTTCCCTTGCAACCGAAAGGAGTTGGTTCATTGTGATAGTTATCTTCAGTATTTGGTGTGACTCTTAAGTTCTAATTAGTTTCAGTcgctttttttttgttttcctatttagttgggattaaATAGTTGACAAATTTCGAAATAATTCGCAAGTTGCTGGGGAAAACTGACAACTCGAACTACAAATTATCATGCTCTTTCTGAAACCCAAGCATACCATTTGAGTCGTACGACCATTCCCTCCTCCTTTCCCTTGAAAACAAGAAACCTAAACGGCAGTGAACTCAGAACTCGAAGCAAGGGTTGATCTCGGATGCACATAGGGCCAACAGTGAATCATTTGTCTATCTTCTGGCAAGTTGTAATTCAATTTTCAATTCCCCCTGGATTTTGCTCTCATTCCTATATGATTGTGGTAATTTTGACAAAAACGTTGAGTGATTGTTAATAGTTGCATTTGGATAGTGTGAATGATTGAATGTTGAGACCAGATTCTTGTTGCAAGATTTCCATTGCTAGTTTGTCTCTATTGGAATCTAATTGCCCTTCTCTTGGATTCTAGCTCATCACTCTGCAATCTCTTTCTCTGTGTGACCATTTTAGTGTGTTTTCTATTGCCGGAAGCAAGGTACCGAGCTCGTGCGAGCAATATTGGATCTTTAACGGTCAAAAGCATTGAGTTGATAGATGTTATAAGGAGAAGAAAGATTAATGTTGCGTGTACACGAGGGACTAGACGGAAGGGTTAAAAATCGAAGGCTGTAGATGACTTCGAACTCTGGTATTCGGGAGATCAAAGTCATAGTGGTGGAGTGGGAATTGTTGTGGACAAAGACTTTAAGGACGTTGTGGATGTGAAGAGAGATCATGTCCATCAAGATGATATTTGAGAAAGAGGCTTTACAAAAATCATTAGAACAGAATTTTGCAGTACCTATATAGATGATATAAGTATTAATCTAACAAAATTAAAGCTTTATGGCATGAATGCTTTTGTAGACTTTGCAAAAGCATACGTGCATTATTGTCATCTGTTAGATGGCCCACAGTCTGACCACTGGTTACAACAAATTTTCCCAAAATTACCACCACCTTAGGATGAATTATGTGTCAAAACTTATCCTGAATACATCACTAGTTTAGGAAGAACAGATACCTTAGGAAATCGGATAAATTTCGTTTTCTGCCTAATCATTGATCATACTCTTGCTCAACATTTTGAAGACAacaaacattttcaaattttagttttcaaaattattactcAAGTCAGTTTTGAAGACGACATTGAATATAAGCTTTCCGGATTTTTAACTGATTTTCATGATGTGACTATTGAGAAGGGAGGGAGATAccgcaaaatgattttttttagatatttgggatctATCGTATATAAAGAATgcgatatagaggatgatgtgtcacatagaattaaagtgggatggatgaagtggaaagGTGCATTATGAGTTTTGTGCAACAGACGTGCCCCTGAAAAAACTTAAAGTAAAGTTCTATAGGGCAGTTATACTACCAGCGATGATGTATAGGTCGAAATGTTAGGCTATTAAGCTATCTAttggagatgagaatgttaagatggatgtgcggggAAACTAGGAAGGAAAAGGTAACGAATGATCACATTAGAGCAGATTTGGGAATTGCCCTGGTAAATGATAAGCTTTGGgaaagtcatttgagatggtatggcTGTGTTCAACGGAGGTTGTCGAATgctccagtaaggaggagtgatctaatTCAGATAGAAAGATCCAAAAGAGCTAGGagcaggccaaaaatgaccgTGGGAGAGGTTGTGAGGAAATAAATGCACAGTTTAGGCTTTgccccaagtatgacctcaattAGAGAGGATTGGAGGGCTGGGATCCAGGTAGTGGACTCCATAGCTATTGTGTACTACTTCGCTACTGTTTTTGGCATCAGTTGTTTCCTTCcacttttacttttccttttccttttccttgtcTTATtgagatccatgtagctgacctcattaagttgggataaagctttgttgttgttgttgtacttaGCTTAATTCTTTTCATGATGGCAGTAGACTTTTATACCATACTTTTCtttgatagaagaagaaaaccctgTAATCTTCTAACTAGTAGAGACTCGCAACGCCccccattcccccccccccacccccaaaaaaaaagaagaaagaaaaaaaaataataagaaaaggaatttcctcttttttgtaattttcttgaGTTGATTTGTCTTGATTTGGACCAGTATGATTTTGACGTGCATTCGCAATTTTATTATATACTTCTTTATATTATGAAAAGGTTTTATTTGTTCagattttattcaatttttatgtGAATTGGACACTATTAGAACATGATAATTGACTGATTATGTGAAAATAGGtacagataaaaaaaataaaaagcttaATTTTTTGCTCCAAACTTTTGAAAGGTAATTGCTTAATTCCTGAATTAATCTGTTTCTGAATTTTACTGTAGTCTGCTTTTCTGATCGAATTTTGACGGATTCTTTCAGATTAGTAAAACGAGTAAATTCCAAATTTCGTTCTTGAACTTTTCTTCAATCCGAATTATCTAACTGTGGTTGGGAATGGGAATGTTTTAGCTATTTTGTGTTAAAACAATATTCTTTagtttctctcttctattttctgctTTTGAATTCAATGTAAATTTGTCATGGGAGCATTTCATTTTTGTGTTAATTACATTGCAAAGGTTTACTGGTACatgttattcttcttttttattagtCGTGCATACACTTTATAGCCAGGTTCATAAAATATCCATAAGCTCCATGGCTTTCCTGGAAGGTGGAGAGAGTTTTTTAGAACCCGTTGACTATGAGGTAAGCATAGAGGATGTAGATATGGTTGATGTAGAAGAAGGTGAGTGTGTGGAGCATGATGAGAACACTGAACCAATAGAAGCTGGTGGAGAAGATGATAAAATGGCTATTCAAGATCCACCCGACAGAAACAgcagggggaaggggaagagaaagaagaagaagaagaagaataagaagagggGCATCTCAACGTCTAGCATCACGGACATAAACAGGTTAAATATTGCTACATTTTGATTTCTGATTTCCAGTCCCTGACGATAGCAATGCGATGGTGTGGtcattatatattattattgctATATTCCTTAACACTTACTAaccaaaaagaaagataaatctATACAAAGAGGATTTAAAAGCTAATCTATtcatgatttaattttttctcGACTGTGAGGTTCTCATTCATTCTGTATTATATCTTTTGCAGGTTTGTAATTGACACATGTAGAcgtttgaaagaaaagaaatcatacctaGTCTGGAATGCTGTTGGTTGCCTTGGTATTGGTGCATTTAGTGATCTTGTCAAAGAGGTATGAGATCTTTACCCACTCCATAATATCGTGATTTATGAGAGTTGGTCAACAGATCACTAGATCCTGATTGCTGATTTAAGGGTTATATTCTTGTTCTAGACACTTTTCTCTGTCAGAAAGATGGTGACATTCAATAATCTCCTTTTACATATCTTAGTATGATATGAATTCAGATGAGTTCTGCTGAAACTAATGGTTTAGGACAATGAATGCTAGTTGAGATTAGTTGAATGTCCCTTTGTTTTCATATGAGATGCTTTGACCGCATTTTTTGCAATGAGTGACTTTGTGAATGTTGTGAATTAGAACCCTTTTTCTGGGGGGAGTGTGGTACACTTGGATCTGAAACTGGCCCTTGGTTCTGATTGATGCTGCCAGTATAATTTTGTTTCCCTTGCATTTGCTAGCTGCTGTAGAGTTCTTTTTTGCATGCcattcaattttttgaaaactggCTATTCACCTACTCAGAAATACTCCACCATCCAAGTTGGGCCAATGAAATCTAGGTTGTCTAAAATGCTTGGAtgtttgaaagaaaaataaaaaaatattaaactaGTAATTGCATGACACAAGTTTGAGGTTGTGGATTAGTGGTGATGTATGTATTTGGCGAAATTTGTGTGGGACTGTGGTAAAATGCACCGTTAGCATCTAGGAATTTTCTTCCAAAATGTTGTATAAAATACAGAAAATATAAGCATGTGGTGGGCTTCTAATTGGTTGGGTGGTGGGtctagtggttttttttttcttttgctgtaTAATTTGGTCTTTGAGTAGGagagggtggaccttggtgtaatggtaaggttgctttattgtgaccaagtggtcactggtttgagtcaggaaacagcaTCTCTtcgaagcaggggtaaggctgcgtaaaTTATgtccctccccagaccccacagtggcgggagcctcaggcactgggtatgccctttagTTGGTCTTGAGTGGCGGCTTGGTTACGTTGGTGACCCTTTATTTAAGCCATGTGAAGAGATATATGATGAAAGAATTTGGATTGGCCACGAGTGAATTTTGTTTGATCTCAACTGTATAGCCTCTTGTTTTGTTGCTTCCCCACCTTGCTTTATCACGCGTTACACACTTCTTAAGATGTAGACATTTCAATCATTTTTCAAAAGCATTATTCCGTACATGGTGAAACTATTTTGAGATATCTTCTGGTTGTCAACTAACTTGAATTATGGTAGAACCAGGCTTATGTAGGTGAACTTTGCTTGTTGCACTGCAGCAGCTTTGGAGCCCAGCTAGCTGACTGTGCTTGTATTGTAGACTTGTACATGAGTTCTATTCATTGGGTGGCAGGACTTCATTTCTATTCTTGGCATGGAAAAGATAAGCTTGTCCTATGATGAGAGTATACTTTTAAATAGTGAATAATTGAAGGCCCCTGCTGACTGCTGTCATTGGCTTTGCAAAGCAAATTTAGTATAACAATTTTGGGAGTATTGTCACTTAACAGTCCAGTGTACCTAAGCTTGTCTTAGTGGCCCAGCGAATTCACCCACATGGAaaaatgatgtggcaattcctACAGTTGGATAGATAGTGGATGGTCTGGATAGGCCATTTGTTGAATTTCAGACTCAAATTTAACGATATACTcccatgtattggcatgcatccccATTCTAGTCTATTCGTGCCTATGATATCTTGACCACAACTGTATACTTTTCCCGTAGTCCTAGATTTTTGAAGCTCTATCATACCAATTGGCAAGCTTTGTTTAGGCTGAAACTTGATATTTGAGCGGGGGACCTGAGGATCTACCCGTCCACAAATTTTGGTCCCATCTGACATGACATGTGGCAGATTTTTGGGCCGACCAGATAGACTTTGCTGAATTTGGTTTTTTGAAGAACTTTCTTTTGCTTTGACTTTAGATGGAGTTGTATAGAAAAACAGGAtacatgtagctgaccccatatagttgggatgaggATTTGACGGGCTCAATTTAGTTTATTAATTTAATTGCTTCCATCCATGTGGTCTGTACAGAATTCAAACTGCCATAGGATGTTGTATGTGCATGGGGTTCAAGAATATGATTTTTCGTTGTACTGGTTACCTGGAATTTGGTCATGGTTTGGATTCTTATGACTCTTTGAAATTATAGGTGGATGCAATACAGGCTTGTGGAGGTCAGATGACAGCTGATGGCAAGCGCTTTCGTACAGGGGGTGGCATATTGTGGAGCATTTTGAAAACACGTGGACCAAAGGCTTACAAAGAGATAATGATGAAAGGGAAGGAATTTGAGGtgagatctctctctctgtgtgacACACACACATATCAAAATGAGAATATATTATTGGACCATAGGTTTCTTCTTTGTCTGACACTTCCTATTAACCAACCGTCGTCCACTGGGATGTGGTGACATTTCAGAAGATTCAGACGGACCACACACTTCAAAACTCCTGATGCATGAACTTGTCCCTGTTGTGAACTGTTGTCCTAGCATTCCAAGTTTCATG
Proteins encoded:
- the LOC122068068 gene encoding uncharacterized protein LOC122068068, which gives rise to MAFLEGGESFLEPVDYEVSIEDVDMVDVEEGECVEHDENTEPIEAGGEDDKMAIQDPPDRNSRGKGKRKKKKKKNKKRGISTSSITDINRFVIDTCRRLKEKKSYLVWNAVGCLGIGAFSDLVKEVDAIQACGGQMTADGKRFRTGGGILWSILKTRGPKAYKEIMMKGKEFEKQFRQQRVKQVSEQNKEDPSQKIACDPSDSITNRVSKESLQHSLQTQSEETNETDSQGKRISVLNRIRVPVSYDDLVGEEPKDQ